Part of the Tepidibacillus fermentans genome, TCCTAAATTTCCCCCGTTAACCAAGAATTCTATCCCTATTATACAAAAAAACCTGTAGATTTGGCCACTAGTTAGGGACTTTGTCTACAAGCTGAAAGTAGCACTTTAAGAAGTGCTACTTTTTTTGTCTTAGAACTTTAAATTGTAAAAAGCTTTCTTACCACCGTAGCGGCTAATATAAGCCAATTCATCTTCGATGCGTAATAATTGATTGTATTTCGCTACACGATCTGTACGAGATGGTGCACCTGTTTTGATTTGCCCCGCATTGGTTGCTACCGCAATATCCGCAATCGTGGAATCTTCGGTTTCGCCGGAACGGTGAGAAATAACAGCAGTATAACCAGCGCGTTTTGCCATTTCAATCGCATCAAATGTTTCGGTTAAGGTACCAATTTGGTTTACTTTGATTAAGATTGAGTTCGCAGTACCTTTTTCGATTCCTTGAGATAAACGCTCAGTGTTGGTTACAAATAAGTCATCACCAACAAGTTGTACTCTCTTACCTAGACGTTCAGTGAGCTTCTTCCATCCTTCCCAATCATCCTCTGCTAAACCATCTTCAATTGAGATAATTGGATATTTATTTAGAAGCTGCTCATAGAAGTCGATCATCTCATCGGTTGTACGAACGACTCCTTCACCTTCAAAATGATATTTACCATCTTTATAAATTTCACTGGAAGCCACATCAAGAGCAATGTATACATCTTCACCTGGTTTGTAGCCTGCTTTTTCAATCGCTTCAATAATTGTAGAGATTGCTTCTTCGTTGGAAGATAAATTTGGAGCGAATCCACCTTCATCACCAACAGCAGTATTTAATCCTTTTCCTTTTAATACAGATTTTAAGCTATGGAAGATTTCAGCACCCATACGTAATGCTTCACGGAAGCTTTCTGCACCTACTGGCATAACCATGAATTCTTGAATATCTACGTTGTTATCAGCATGTTTACCACCATTTAGAATGTTCATCATTGGAACAGGTAACGTCTTCGCATTGAATCCACCAAGATAAGCATATAATGGTACTCCTAAAGCATCTGCGGCTGCACGAGCTACTGCCATAGATACACCTAGAATAGCATTAGCACCTAATTTACTCTTGTTCGGTGTTCCGTCTAACTGAATGAGATACTCATCAATCCCTACTTGATCGAGAGCATCCATTCCAATGATTTCTGGAGCAATGATGTTGTTTACATTTTCGACAGCTTTTAAAACACCTTTCCCTAGATA contains:
- the eno gene encoding phosphopyruvate hydratase, which encodes MTIISDVYAREVLDSRGNPTVEVEVVLESGAMGRAIVPSGASTGAHEAVELRDGDKDRYLGKGVLKAVENVNNIIAPEIIGMDALDQVGIDEYLIQLDGTPNKSKLGANAILGVSMAVARAAADALGVPLYAYLGGFNAKTLPVPMMNILNGGKHADNNVDIQEFMVMPVGAESFREALRMGAEIFHSLKSVLKGKGLNTAVGDEGGFAPNLSSNEEAISTIIEAIEKAGYKPGEDVYIALDVASSEIYKDGKYHFEGEGVVRTTDEMIDFYEQLLNKYPIISIEDGLAEDDWEGWKKLTERLGKRVQLVGDDLFVTNTERLSQGIEKGTANSILIKVNQIGTLTETFDAIEMAKRAGYTAVISHRSGETEDSTIADIAVATNAGQIKTGAPSRTDRVAKYNQLLRIEDELAYISRYGGKKAFYNLKF